DNA sequence from the Longimicrobium sp. genome:
GCTTCGCCTGGCGCACCCAAAGCCGAACTTAGGTAAGGCCCAGAAATTATCGCTCTATTTCTTGGTTTTGGGGTGAGATGGTGTAGTTCCAGTCCGGATGGAAAGCATCGCGCTGGAGGTTGAGGGTTGCCAACTCGGCGTCGGAAACCTTGATGCCTTTCTCGTAGGCGTTGGTGTCGAGTTCACAGCGGACGGTCAGGCCGGTCTGGGTCGTCGTGCTGGCGATGAGGTCGACCACGACAAGGCGGCTGGTGAGCGGCGTCGCACGCCAGTTCTGCGTGATGTGACAAAACAGGCGGTGCTCGACCTTGTTCCACTTCGAGGTGCCGGGCGGGTAATGGCAGACCTGGAACACCAGCCCGGTCTCGTCGGCAAGCCGTTGCAACTCGACTTTCCACAGCCGCAGGCGCGGACCGTTGGAGCCGCCGCAGTCGGCCGTGACCATGACCTTGGGCGTGGCCGGGTAGCGCTCGTGGCCCAGCTTGGCGAGCCACAGCCGCATGGCGTTGACGGCAAACTGCGCCGTGTCGTGGTCGATGCCGAGGCTGACATAGCCGCTGTTGGCGCCGACGTCGTAGACCCCGTAGGGGACCACCTTGCCGAGTGCCTTGTCCTCGAAGTCGTGGACATCGACCTCGACCGGCTTGCCCTTCGGGCCGTAATCGCTGCCGGGATTCCTGAACGCGCCAATCAACTCCTTCTTCTTCGTGTCGACCGAGATCACCGGCTGACCCGCGGCCTGGCACGCCCGGGCCTTGGCGTTGATGGGCTCGAACTGCGCATCCCGATCCGGATGCTGGCCGCCATCCTTGGTCTTGCGGTTGACATGGCGGCGATAGTCCAACCGCTCCAGCAGCTTCGGGATGGTCGAGGCGCTCACCTTGTGGCCCATCCCGCGCAACGCCGTCGCCAGCTTCTCGTGGCTCTTCGAGACCCACCTCAGCGGTCGCATCGGATCGCCCATCGTCGCCGCCTCGAGCAACCGCTCCAGGTCGCCGAG
Encoded proteins:
- a CDS encoding ISAzo13 family transposase, translated to MIDERPIRTRYQAVRSSLNERGRRLHAAAEAVSAGHGGIAAASRATKVARSTISRGLKDLKEPGSLTGQVRRKGAGRPTVTAQDATLLGDLERLLEAATMGDPMRPLRWVSKSHEKLATALRGMGHKVSASTIPKLLERLDYRRHVNRKTKDGGQHPDRDAQFEPINAKARACQAAGQPVISVDTKKKELIGAFRNPGSDYGPKGKPVEVDVHDFEDKALGKVVPYGVYDVGANSGYVSLGIDHDTAQFAVNAMRLWLAKLGHERYPATPKVMVTADCGGSNGPRLRLWKVELQRLADETGLVFQVCHYPPGTSKWNKVEHRLFCHITQNWRATPLTSRLVVVDLIASTTTQTGLTVRCELDTNAYEKGIKVSDAELATLNLQRDAFHPDWNYTISPQNQEIER